The Fulvivirga ligni genome window below encodes:
- a CDS encoding FecR family protein, with the protein MLHFNEVIEFSRKLSKALLKGKKPKGIQSLTFLNDREKEEVIHKLNDDSHWENYNRFMSDIDIDSQWDEMEKKISLGKVRKFGYLKYAAAIALAVSVGVVLNFFIETHNAEEELEIVAGSEKAILTLENGEDVELSKVVAYNSSQAHLVDDQLQYKSFGRASISYNYLTIPRGGQFSLRLSDGTQVWLNSETKLKYPVEFVSGQTRKVELIYGEAYFDVSHSTDHNGDAFQVVAQGQNVQVLGTEFNIRAYAEEENIYTTLSKGSIAIHTPKQKNVLQPGEQAITHKTDANMTIHQVDVDYEAAWKNGLFMFEKESLADMMNELARWYDAEIVFENPEKKDYHFSGLLHREENIAKLLNTLEKTKEVEFQIVDKKIIIK; encoded by the coding sequence ATGCTACACTTCAATGAAGTCATTGAATTTTCAAGGAAACTATCTAAGGCTCTTTTAAAAGGTAAGAAACCTAAGGGGATTCAATCTTTAACTTTTCTTAATGATCGTGAAAAGGAGGAGGTCATTCATAAGTTGAATGATGATTCTCACTGGGAGAACTATAATAGATTCATGAGCGATATTGATATAGATAGCCAATGGGACGAAATGGAGAAGAAGATTTCTCTTGGTAAAGTGCGAAAGTTTGGGTATTTAAAATATGCGGCAGCTATAGCTCTGGCGGTAAGTGTTGGTGTGGTTTTAAATTTTTTTATTGAGACACATAACGCTGAAGAAGAGCTTGAAATAGTAGCAGGTTCTGAGAAAGCCATTTTAACCTTGGAAAATGGCGAAGATGTTGAATTATCTAAAGTGGTTGCTTATAATAGTTCGCAAGCCCATTTAGTAGACGATCAGTTACAGTATAAGAGTTTTGGACGGGCATCTATCAGTTATAATTATCTCACTATACCGCGAGGGGGTCAGTTCTCGCTCAGACTATCTGACGGCACCCAGGTATGGTTAAATTCAGAAACCAAGTTGAAGTATCCGGTTGAATTTGTTTCAGGACAAACCAGAAAGGTAGAACTGATCTATGGTGAGGCTTATTTTGATGTTTCTCATAGTACTGATCACAATGGAGATGCCTTCCAGGTAGTAGCACAGGGACAAAATGTTCAGGTCTTAGGTACCGAGTTTAATATCAGGGCCTATGCTGAAGAAGAAAACATATATACTACCTTAAGCAAAGGAAGTATCGCCATTCATACGCCTAAGCAAAAAAATGTGTTACAGCCTGGTGAACAGGCTATTACCCACAAGACAGACGCTAATATGACTATACACCAAGTAGATGTCGATTATGAGGCAGCCTGGAAGAATGGCTTATTTATGTTCGAAAAAGAATCACTTGCTGATATGATGAATGAATTGGCTCGCTGGTATGACGCTGAAATAGTTTTTGAAAACCCTGAGAAAAAAGACTATCACTTTTCGGGTTTACTGCACAGAGAGGAAAATATTGCTAAGCTTCTTAATACTCTCGAAAAAACTAAAGAGGTAGAATTTCAAATAGTAGA
- a CDS encoding RNA polymerase sigma-70 factor, whose amino-acid sequence MNTSSLKLNEFKELFKSLYPSLCFFANSYLKDEADSQDVVQEIFLKVWENEVQFIHKNAAKSYLYNAVKNRCLDILSSSRMKALDDRVPIESIENVFSDSFFYKEVIIIETSEVISQALDSLPKKCQEIINLSLKKYTNQEIASKLSLSINTVKAQKKIAYKKLRPLLKQYYHSLFE is encoded by the coding sequence TTGAATACCTCCTCACTTAAGTTAAATGAATTTAAAGAACTCTTCAAATCTTTATACCCATCCTTGTGCTTTTTCGCAAATTCGTACCTTAAAGATGAAGCTGACTCACAGGATGTAGTTCAGGAAATTTTCTTAAAAGTATGGGAAAATGAGGTGCAGTTTATCCATAAAAATGCTGCCAAGTCTTACTTATATAATGCAGTGAAAAACAGGTGTCTGGATATACTTTCGTCATCTCGTATGAAAGCATTAGATGATAGAGTGCCTATAGAGTCGATTGAAAATGTATTCAGTGATTCATTCTTTTATAAAGAAGTGATTATCATTGAAACCAGTGAGGTAATTTCCCAGGCGTTGGACAGTCTTCCTAAAAAATGCCAAGAGATAATTAATCTGAGTCTTAAAAAATATACTAATCAAGAAATAGCCAGTAAATTATCATTGTCTATTAATACGGTTAAAGCACAAAAGAAAATTGCATATAAAAAACTCCGTCCACTGCTGAAGCAGTATTATCATTCTCTTTTTGAATAA